One genomic segment of Luteibaculum oceani includes these proteins:
- a CDS encoding response regulator codes for MPYTGFAIIDDDQLFRHILKAQLNKILEQEKSVLSFENGKEAIQYLQDNLPQLGDVVIPKVVFLDINMPIMNGWEFLDEFKKMKDLITEQITIYMITSSVDRRDEKRAGEYSEVNKFVVKPVTSNQLIELLEADNLI; via the coding sequence ATGCCTTATACCGGATTCGCGATAATAGATGACGATCAACTTTTTAGACACATTTTAAAAGCTCAGCTAAATAAAATTCTTGAGCAAGAAAAGTCTGTGTTGTCATTCGAGAATGGCAAGGAGGCAATTCAGTATCTTCAGGATAACCTACCCCAATTAGGTGATGTGGTAATTCCAAAGGTTGTTTTTTTAGACATCAATATGCCTATTATGAATGGATGGGAATTTTTAGATGAGTTTAAAAAAATGAAAGACCTAATAACGGAGCAAATTACCATATACATGATTACCTCATCTGTGGATCGAAGAGATGAGAAAAGGGCAGGAGAATATTCGGAGGTGAACAAATTCGTAGTAAAGCCCGTAACCTCCAATCAGTTAATTGAATTATTAGAAGCGGATAATCTTATTTAG
- a CDS encoding NAD(P)-dependent oxidoreductase: MEQEILFIDKVHPSLEERLTNEGFNCVDVSRVSYLDLKKSYTNAIGLVVRSRVPMNVELISTFPKLQFIARFGAGMENIDLKYCQEKGIKCFKAPEGNMTAVAEHAMGMVLSLLNHFPRATNEVKNGIWLRAENRGTELESLTVGIIGYGYMGSALAKRLSSFGCDILVNDPYKEVTDNFVKQVDLDTIKRECNIISLHLPQSDETLGYISKIFIQEMLNPFYLINTARGKHVVSEDLLAGLQSGKILGAALDVLDREKASFEGIKKDAVLSQLLRLNNVIITPHIAGWTHQSNQKMADILLDQILSIYK; this comes from the coding sequence ATGGAGCAGGAGATATTATTCATAGACAAAGTTCATCCTTCACTAGAAGAACGGCTTACAAATGAGGGCTTTAACTGTGTGGATGTTAGTAGGGTTTCCTATTTAGATTTAAAGAAATCTTATACCAATGCTATTGGACTGGTAGTGCGCAGCCGGGTGCCAATGAACGTCGAACTAATATCCACCTTTCCCAAACTTCAATTCATTGCCCGCTTTGGTGCTGGAATGGAAAATATCGATTTAAAATATTGCCAAGAAAAAGGAATTAAATGCTTTAAAGCTCCTGAGGGAAACATGACGGCCGTTGCCGAACATGCCATGGGGATGGTCCTATCACTTTTAAACCACTTTCCCCGTGCCACGAACGAAGTAAAAAATGGCATTTGGTTAAGAGCAGAAAATAGGGGAACAGAATTGGAGTCACTAACCGTAGGAATAATTGGATATGGTTACATGGGTTCTGCCCTCGCGAAAAGACTAAGTTCTTTTGGATGTGATATTTTAGTAAACGATCCCTACAAAGAAGTAACGGACAATTTTGTTAAACAAGTAGACCTAGACACCATTAAAAGGGAGTGTAACATAATTAGCCTGCACCTTCCTCAAAGCGATGAAACCCTGGGTTACATCTCCAAAATATTTATCCAAGAAATGCTTAATCCTTTCTATCTAATTAATACAGCGCGTGGAAAACACGTTGTAAGCGAAGATTTACTTGCGGGATTGCAAAGTGGTAAAATTCTCGGTGCAGCATTGGATGTTTTAGATAGAGAAAAAGCATCTTTTGAAGGAATTAAAAAAGATGCCGTTTTAAGTCAATTATTGCGTTTAAACAACGTAATTATTACCCCTCATATAGCGGGGTGGACTCACCAATCCAACCAAAAGATGGCCGATATATTACTAGATCAAATTTTGTCTATTTACAAATAA